TCCTCTCGTCTCCCACTCGAACGGGGTTCAACCTGACCGCCTGGGTCATGCCGTTCGCGCTGGTGCTGGTGGGCGGCGTCTTCGTGGTATTGGTCGTCGTTCGTTGGACCCACCGCCGTCCGGCGTCACCTGGGCCGGGAGCGAAGGGCGCGGCGCAGGCTCCGAGCGAACATCAGAAGATCCTCGAACGCGAACTCGAGGAGTTCGAGTCTTAGTTTCATCGGCGCAAACACAGAGCAGGGGCGTAGGTTACCGTGGAAACCATCATCGCTGTTGTGCTAGTTACCGCTGCCGCGGTGCTCGTGGCCTGGCCGTTCTTCGGCCGCCAGTCCGCGCCGGCGCCGGGCGAGATCCAGTTGAGCCCGCTGCAGCGCCAGAAGCTCGAAGCCTACGCTGCCATCAAAGAGGCGGAGTTCGACTATCAGATGGGCAAGCTGACGGCGGTTGACTTCAACGCCTTGCGCGAGCGCTACACCCAGCAGGCACTTGCAGCCATCGCCGCGCTCGAGTCGGCACAGGCGCGGCGTTCAGCGGCGACACCACGAGGCACGGAAAGCCGAAAGCCGGGCCGCATCGCCTACTGCCCCAGTTGCGGCCATAACCTCACCGCCCGCGCCAATTTCTGCCACGGCTGCGGCCAGTCGCTCAAGGCGATCAAGGAAACCGCGGGCTGAAGAGCGCGGCGATTAGTAACGAACCGCGGCCCACCCGCCGGACTTCACACCGAGTCGTGCGCGGAGCGCGTCGGCTTAAGCAATGGCGGCTTTTGCCAGGCGGGCAATGGCGGCGTGAGGTGAACCATCTCGCCGCCGTTGAGCACGCGGAAGTCATGCCCGCTCCATTTCACGCGATTGCCCAGGAAGGCCGCGAGCCAGACCGTCGAGACGAAGAGGTCCTTGAGCGGGACCAGCAG
This genomic interval from Deltaproteobacteria bacterium contains the following:
- a CDS encoding zinc ribbon domain-containing protein yields the protein METIIAVVLVTAAAVLVAWPFFGRQSAPAPGEIQLSPLQRQKLEAYAAIKEAEFDYQMGKLTAVDFNALRERYTQQALAAIAALESAQARRSAATPRGTESRKPGRIAYCPSCGHNLTARANFCHGCGQSLKAIKETAG